The following DNA comes from Plodia interpunctella isolate USDA-ARS_2022_Savannah chromosome 1, ilPloInte3.2, whole genome shotgun sequence.
CGTCGACACGACGCCGTCAAGTTTGATTTGTCACTTGGTGTAATGTGTTCGTGTTATGTGTGATCGTGAATTGTGGAGTGATGGTGGAGAGGAACACAATGGCTATGGATGATGAGGAGTTAGACAGTTTGGATGTGTTTAGCCAGCAGGACGAGGATTTCCTTGACAGTTTGGAGCCCACTGTCCTGAaggaaaaatatgaaacatcGGTGCGTGTACATAGTTTGTTATCAActttaaataaccaaaataataagtattaattaagattttttactgAACTTGTTGTTGGTTgtacttttacaaaatatcgcgcattagtaattaatttttagtgaATTTATGATAACATGATAAAAATTCGGATAAAATTTGCAATTACCtgtatatgtaaatgtaatggtaaagtcaaattgaaaataagtaatttccTAGTTGTTATCCAATGTACTTATAAAGagatattttaagatttttttttgtaactaaaaaatattttttcttacctGTCGTCATCACCCGGCATTTATATCCACAGACCTTCCTTATATACCTAGGCCATAACACACAATGGCGACCCCATCCCGAGTGGCGATACCCTTATGAATATTATGTTCTTCCTGAGTGGCGATTATTATGTCCTTCAGAACAATCtgatgttttatttgattaactAGAATAACAGGACAATGAAGCGctcataaaaatacagaatataACAAGAGGATTTTTTTCAGGGTATTGATAGTACGCAACCACCTAACATCCTCGACCTGAGCGGGGGTGGACGGTCGTCCCTCGGCGCGGCGCTGTCTCAACATGCCTCCAGTGCTTTCGCTGTCCGCGTCCTGCGCCTGCGCGGAAACTCCTTGCCGACCCTTCCGCCGCAATTGTGGACCTTACACGCCTTGACACACCTGGATTTGAACGACAATAGAATAGCTGAGCTGCCTGAAGAAATATGTCAGTTGACGCAGTAAGTATTCTATAGGTACCATATCTTTTGAATAGATATTGCGGATTGGTTAGATGACTAATAGAGGGGTTCCTTCAACGAATTTGTTTCTCGTTATGTctatttattctttaattatatataaaacttatattatagatattaggtaattatctatatatttaaaactcttccgttactgagtgtctgactgactgacaacgCACAGCGGATACtcctgggcgtagaaagctgaaatttggtgtgtatatttctaggacagtgtaggggagtattacaagggatttcctgaaatgcCCACGGGAAACGGTTTTTTACTCAAATACGAAGTTGTGGACAAAAACTAGTTACATTATAATGGGAACAAGGGtgctacttatttcaaacGAATTCTCTATTTTACATACTACGAGATAAAAAACACTAGCTTTGTTTATCTCTTGATAATTCgagaataataaaacatagtttCTGAACCTCTTCAATATCTAAATATTGTAGAGGTTCCGTGATTTTGCATTAATGTAGCAGATTTATTGATAGGTTGCTTAGCCCATTGCCTATGAGGAAAATCTTCTGTTagctttttattgaataatcaTTTGGACGGAAGGAGAAGCAACTGGcgcaaaagtaaaaataaataaatacaaaataaattcttattgtTTTTCTGATCTATCCATTGGCTGCCAAATAAGATAAACAAACCCGAGTCACGAAAGTTTCAGGCGGTATTATAGACGTTTTACgacgaaattaattataacaaagaCTGCATCATGGAACAATCTCGTACGAGTATAACGTCattcacataaataataaaggtatAGAATTAACATTTCCttacacataatataaaagaagtcCCTCTGAACGcttttttcttcaataaacTCAAGAACTATCGGGCAGATTTTCGTACGGTGGTATGGTGAAAATCACAAAAGgtttttaggtgtataatttattatcgttTTAACCGAGAGAAAAATCCCAGCTTCACTCGGAAAgcgatattattaaaatataagtaactaGAGAGTTAAGTactcatatttaaaaaaaatcgcttTCCGCGTCTGTTAGTCCTCCTTGTACCTACACTTAGCAAAATAATTCATGTCTTTGGTGTATCCCTTCTTGGGTATTGTTTTCTAGCACCTTTTCTTTCTAATgagtttttaatcaaattatcgTAACATACAAAATGGATAAACATATATCTACGTTtcgtttttttaatacctagAAAGAGTATATATTCTGTATCCTaaggtataaataatatttaattcctATAAACTCAAGCCAATCAACCAACTCACAGTAAACCTGTTGTTTTTTGTTACTGGAAGTATTGAATAACATATGTGCTTTGTGTTGATCTATGACGATGACACACACTTGTGGATAAGGAATAAGGGTAACGAGACTTACCACGCAGATCCAGTGTGCATTGGAGAAGtggaaattttgtattttttttttcaattcttttttaaacgTAAAATTCTGTGATATCCTTAATTTCTAGTATAGTCTGAGTCGCGTAACGCACGGTTGGCGGAGCGTGGCGCTCTCATCTCCGACGCAGCCTTCGCTCCGTTACAGCTCATATGTAActtcaaaacaatttaatatacctCGTTTTGCTAtctttttacttttcttaCGATATTACTTTAGAGCTCTAGTACAATGACCTTATCtcagattatatatatataatataatatattgtctaGTAATTCCATTAAAGTCAGTCCCTTTTCCTGGCCTTAGTTAAACcgattttgtgtaattttaaacTCTACATTCCCTTTGGGTACCTAccgaaataatgaaaatttaattggtTTCTAAATAATTCAAGTATTGTACATTcgttacatacttatatagcAAAGCAGCTAATATTGCTTTAGCTGTTCGGTGGATACATAACTGggcatattattttcaagacCGTGAAACATCTCTGctcttaaaaaaatttctGCTTTTTTATAGGTTATTAAATCTTCATATTCGTACCTATTCCTAAGGGCTGGGGGTCGTGATtgttaagtggaatgaaacacatacaatgattttcttggcaatatCAATGGAATGatttaccattgccttcttcatttcacacacaagttaataagtaatcaaccagagtgcaggttacCTCACATTGTTTTCctccgaaagcaagtggtggacgatgaaaactactatacacgagtcaaataggtatacaaactcacatggcacgagtaggattcgaacctttcggttcacaaaCGGaaatcttaaccattacaccatcaccaCTTCATATTATAcgcttaattattaaatattatacataaatgtaaCGTCTGCAGCACACCATGACAAAAACTAGAGGTACCGTGATCGACAGCGGGTGGTTTCCGTTGTGTGCTAATTTTGAAGTACCTAAGTGCTTGCGTAGTTGGCTTATATATCTTTATCTGGGCAGCAGAGCGTGCCGCGCTCCGCAACCCCTATTAGCTAACCTCTTCCTCTAATTGGTTTATCGATATCGTTCGATTTGTTGATGTTGGTATAACTGGCGAAAAAATGTTGCCTCGATAACGCTTGTTGTGTCTTGGTGTTTGGTTCaatatccaaaaataaataggaaatttggaagtaattatttttgatatcaaTGTGTGCTATTATGTAGCTCTGATGTAATGTGTTTGCATTCTGCAATTAATTACGTAATATGAGCGtgtaataattcaaaaaaatcaattcGAACGTTTTATACATGTTTACGATCTAATAAACATAGTGCTCAACTCaacttatttgaaaaattactcACATCATCTACCTTTCAGTACGCATTAAGcgagtttattaaattaaagtaaattaataatttaaataattcttgtATTCTTTCTCAACCACATATTTAGCAATAACAATGTAGATaaagtgaaaatttgttttctttttatttgtaatgaaacatcactttacacattttataacGTACAAATTCATGCACGTACGGAAATCGCTGCATGAGTCAACTCGCTCTTGACGGgtttattcttttataattagaCAATTAAGTACATTGTTTTTAGATGTTGCGAATAAAAAAgaaggaataaaaaaaagataatttacatACTGTTATTTATTGCTCTTTGAAACATTATAATGTGCGGAAATCATTAACTAATCAGTCCTAGCTTACTGCACTAGGCACTTAATTCGTTAGCTATTTAATGCTATcaaatttatctaattatgtggatttcatattttatatgtcgTGTATTTTGAgtcaaactaataaaaatcaagTTGGAAGTGTTTCTGTGATGATTGCGTACGAAtttgatgaataaaaattttaaataattgaatagaAACTTCTTTGAAATGAATTGTTAATTCTCACCAAATATCTTTCCAAGTTGAATTCACGGAGTTACTTCTCGaattgtaagtatttataactAAGTCTTGTTTGGCGAACTCTTATGACTCCTTCAAGTTGCCTATAGGATTCTTATACTTTATAACTAATAATCTTTACACagtgtttgtataaaaaaattaagtataaaataataaaagtttactcATAATTTTTCGAGGGAAAATATATCTGCCCTTCATGATGTGACACTTAAGGACTTAGAAATACCTAGACAGAATATACCTAGCTACAAGGCAAATAGATACTGTACCTATATGGACTTATGTGTACAGATTTATGTTGAAAGAAGTTCGAAAGGGAAACTGGTGGTAAGAAAACAATTGGCCTTATAAATTGCATAGATTCTTAGTAGATATACGGACAACAATGCGTATGTAACATCGATACTTTATCGGGATTGCGTTGGCGACCCGCGGTCACTCGACCATGCCAACAAACACAACACATGCGCGGCAACAAGGTGGTCAGTGTGTGCGCACGCGTCTTTACTAGTGCCggtatattataacataactatttatatttttttaaataacgtatattttattcctaacAACATTGAATAATCATACCAATCGAATAAGTGTCAATTTTCGTCAGTTAACATGAGGAAATTCAAATATTCTGTTGACTGTTTTTTTGATGCTGGTaagttattgataaattttagaaatatttatctttaaattagcatttttttGATACTTGTCACATGAACTTGAAGTAACaaccaaaatataatagaaatcaTTAATGTGAAATAGTTGATCACCTGTTACCTAGGGTGCATTCTTGTTACAACCTAGTAAAACAAGTTATTCCTTTCCTGAATACTATTTAAGCGCAATCAAAAAGCACCTACGTGCTTGATTCAATTCGAATAACTAGTCGTATTTACTAAAACTGATAACTAAAGTGACAATCCAAAACACTAAAATATACCTGGGTAATCTTTTCGCTTTTTAGTTTGAAAAAATGCAAGGCTGTCTGTTTTAAAACAGATTATTTAGATAAGGTATGTTTAATCACTTGGGTTTCGATGATATCAAAATGTATGATGTCGTCAATCTTTGGTTTGAAGACAACTAGATTTAAAAAGGAAATCAAATCACagaataataagtattttgagAAAAACCAATTCTCTTTTATAAGACACTTTAAAAGAGGATTGTTTTTTCTTGAAAGATCATTTAAAATCCACATccatagttttattataaagatttgtatttttgtttttttttttttttgcttgtatgaataaactcaaaaaccactggaccaagtttgataaaatttaggaGTAACATACCGTACCAATTACTGGCAATATTcttgttgaaaaaaaacttttaatttcgtCTGTCACGGTTTATGAGTTAGTAGATCACACATTAACATACGGCCAGTCACCGCGAGGAACTCTACGAAACACTATTGTGTGAAAGAGTTATGCAACAATGAAACATTAAGCTTGAGTGTGGCGGGATATTTAAAGATAGtctttgatatatatttttcgtacATAATGTTTTGACGTTAAAATCGATTACTTATTAGAAATGTATGAAGTAGGCGTATCTTCAATATGTGccacagaataaaaaataagctgATTTCAGTGATAGGTGCTCCTATCGTGGTGACCTTTTTAAAGTAGATATCTATGTGACTGTTGGTTTAAACTGCACCGTATGTGTAAACTGTCTTATGTTCCTAGATACAatagatttggctgtgataaTAGTTTTGTCGGAACGAGTAAAGGTGATTGAACTCATTCATTTTCATGTGGCTAATTCTTAGCAATCACGCAATGTCTATGTTATTTAAGTACCCAGCGATGCTTTCGTAAATATGATTAGAATCAAGGGAATAATttctaatgtaataattttatacaatataacaaataccaTGTTATTCGGTCGAAATGCGTTTTAAGAATcgataaaggaatttattcatatacGCAAAGCTACATAATACTTATGcattatgtatataggtacGAAGATTCCTTGATGACGTTCATGATGAGACATTGAATATTGTACGTtaggtataaaatttatatctagAGAAGTCTACCAACGGATCTTATATAACGAAacctatgtacctacctaattttgataataaaatgatattttgacgacctggCGGTGGCGcagtaaagtgcttgcctcggaaccgagaggtcccgggttcgatccccggtcgggtcatgatggagaATGAtctttctgattggtccgggtctgatttgttataaaatacagtatcgttgagttagtatctcataacacaagtctcaaacttacattggggctagctcaatttatgtgatttgtcctaatatatttatttatttataatttttttaaatacaatatttcagaCTAGAAGAACTGAATGTAAGCGAAAACGAATTGAAGTCAATAGATTGCGCGCTGAGTCTTCCCCGGCTACGGAGTCTCATTGCCAGCCATAATTTTGTCACTAGTTTCGGTGTTACTTCAGTAAGtacttttttctattaaaccatgaaaaatataatagttgcTGTAAAGTATATGATAGATAAGATTTCAGACTGAATCATGAAAAGGACACAGGATTAGGTTCCGACAATAAATTCAATAGGTACACTTACATCTTACATACTCAAGGAAAATggttttaaactttaatgttCAGAAAATCATTAACAGTTTgcttttaagttttaaattcatttcgATATCATATTCAggagaaataacaaaatgaagATTGCgctcattaatttttatgcaaaatgtcatgtacttacctattacataaaaatatttttttttgcatcttatctaattcaatattttaatttacaaaatttacagtCTGAGCACCCAGGTGCAATGGGTCTAGAAGACCAGAACAAAGGCGAGCACCGCGCGCCACTCACCTGCGTAGACCTTCGACACAATCGGCTGAAAGGAAGCATCATTCTTGGCAACTATGAGGTAAGTTCCTGcttactttgtttttaattagagTGGCGTTCAAAAGGAAATTGAATGTTCCaactaagaatattttttagactGAGGTTATAAACTATGCAGTTACTTATCTGTTAATACTCTACCTTGTATATTAATAGATCTTAATCTCTTAGATCTAAATCTTGTGATAATACATCTTATATTAACTCAAATAACAGGGTTATCTCGACATTGGCAAGAATTgaggtataaaattaaaaagtgaagtaGGTTATTGTGGTATTCCAGCACCTGGTATCCCTAGATGTGTCCCACAATGCCGTGGAGGTGCTGGTGGTGTCGGCACTGCGCGGGCTGCGCGAGCTATACGCCGCTCACAACGCCTTGCAGCATCTGGCCATCCACGGCGCATCGCTTAGGATACTAAAGGCTCCATATAACCGTAAGTTTCTTATCAGATCTGTTTGTCACTAAATTGTTAAgttgttaatattaattcataCAATACATGTATAGGAAGTAGTTTAGGAAAAATAGCCAAATTCAAAGCCTTATATGTAATACTTTACGTTTACGTAGCACGgacctatctatctatatcatTAGCCTAAAACATATAGCTTTGTAACATGATATTCATGGAATAAGTACGTTTCAAcgtttgataaattaattttcagaattGGAGACTTTAACTACAACAGTACCGCCGATAAATCTAGTAGAGATGGACGTGTCGAACAACAAGCTGTCATCCCTGCCGCAGTGGCTCAGTGGTTGTTCCGACCTCACCACTCTGTACGCGAGCAACAACCAGCTGACGTCACTGCCTGACCATCTGTTCTGCAGCGAATTATCCAGCCTTAGTAAATTAAGATTagcacataataaaattgccACTATCCCATCAATGCCAAGACTAAGAGCTCCTCTGAAGGAAATACTGCTCCACGACAATTGCATACAATCACTACCAGAAAACTTCTTCTCCGTCTGTGATAGGCTCTGCGTTTTAAACCTTTCCAATAACAGATTAAGTCGTCTTCCACAAGCCCGAGGCCCCTCATCACATTGCCTAGAGCGGCTATACTTGACAGCCAACTGTTTAACTGATAGCGTTGCAGATGTCATCATAGCATTCCGTGGGCTGAAGATATTACACATAGCCTATAACTGTATATCAAGCTTACCAGAAAGTTGTGTAAATTTTTGGCCTGAAATAGAAGAACTTGTAATATCAGGAAACACTTTAATCAAATTGCCGGACAATTTACCAcagttaaacaaaattaagatTGTACGAGCTCATTCCAATAAATTACGTTCAGTACCTATGTTTGCATGTAGTGcttctattaaaattttagattttgcaCATAATGAACTGGATAGTATAGATTTACGACTTCTTGCACCTAAACAATTAAAGTTTCTTGATATATCTTGTAATAACAAACTACAAGTTGACCCATCACAATTTAACGCTTACAGGTGCCAAAGACCATTGAGTTTAGTGGATGTATCTGGGAGAAATTCATTGCCGTGTTCACAAAAGAGTGGGTTTCATGAAGAACTCACTGGTTCAACTCCTTGGACGACAGGGTTCACTGAATGTCCTAACAAATCTTTGCAATTATGTTGTGCTCAAATTCGATTACCAGCGTTTTGCAACAAAGAGGGGCTTTTCGCTGTAATTGACGGAGAATCTGATCCAGAAGTGCCAAAAATACTACAATCATGTCTTCCGGGTTTGTTACTTGAAGAAAAGTCCATAAAAGAGACCATCAATGAATACATGAAGTATGTGGTTTTATCAGCTCATAGAGAACTAAAAGAACAAGGACAGAAAAAAGGAGCTTGTTTAATTATGTGCCACTTATCACCAGTAACTCCACTAGATAATGGATTTGGCCAAAGTTCTAAACGATATAATTTAAGGCTTGCTAACGTAGGTGACACAAAAGCTGTTCTTAGTAGAAGAAATGGCCCATTAAGTTTAGGAATAGAAAATAACAAGCGTTTAGGTTATTCTTCAAAATATCCAAATACTATTCCCGATCCAGATGTTATTCAAACGATCATTAAGGAAGATGACGAGTTTTTAATTATGGCTAACGGCAAGTTCTGGAACGCAGTCAGCATTGAAACTGCCGTTTCAGAAGTAAGAGCGGAACGTAATCCAGTTCTAGCAGCAAAACGATTACAAGATTTAGCTCAAAGCTATGGAATTGAAGAGTGTAT
Coding sequences within:
- the Phlpp gene encoding protein phosphatase PHLPP-like protein isoform X3 codes for the protein MVCDDGLHASPPHHRRKSLRRLASTRGFKPRPANQSGWIRVFEGLEPFVIDAPSKLLRVSIHTTVEDLNKQLGFGEELTLWVQIGGEKTRRLEQDEYPLRIQEQFLAVHGWKSEERRLRVAVDPELRHSLRWCTGPAARSGGVLRSGTLYVLKGHVFPQWKPRPAHIIGSSLHIFGSSWEEIELSGGAVEMCQPKAQRLVICLKPRCQGNSVPGDAGMNHLFLGFNTVWERNMWFSWIKEGIDSTQPPNILDLSGGGRSSLGAALSQHASSAFAVRVLRLRGNSLPTLPPQLWTLHALTHLDLNDNRIAELPEEICQLTQLEELNVSENELKSIDCALSLPRLRSLIASHNFVTSFGVTSSEHPGAMGLEDQNKGEHRAPLTCVDLRHNRLKGSIILGNYEVIVVFQHLVSLDVSHNAVEVLVVSALRGLRELYAAHNALQHLAIHGASLRILKAPYNQLETLTTTVPPINLVEMDVSNNKLSSLPQWLSGCSDLTTLYASNNQLTSLPDHLFCSELSSLSKLRLAHNKIATIPSMPRLRAPLKEILLHDNCIQSLPENFFSVCDRLCVLNLSNNRLSRLPQARGPSSHCLERLYLTANCLTDSVADVIIAFRGLKILHIAYNCISSLPESCVNFWPEIEELVISGNTLIKLPDNLPQLNKIKIVRAHSNKLRSVPMFACSASIKILDFAHNELDSIDLRLLAPKQLKFLDISCNNKLQVDPSQFNAYRCQRPLSLVDVSGRNSLPCSQKSGFHEELTGSTPWTTGFTECPNKSLQLCCAQIRLPAFCNKEGLFAVIDGESDPEVPKILQSCLPGLLLEEKSIKETINEYMKYVVLSAHRELKEQGQKKGACLIMCHLSPVTPLDNGFGQSSKRYNLRLANVGDTKAVLSRRNGPLSLGIENNKRLGYSSKYPNTIPDPDVIQTIIKEDDEFLIMANGKFWNAVSIETAVSEVRAERNPVLAAKRLQDLAQSYGIEECISVVIIRFDLARAGVDLLMRELRQTINSNKSVCRSDCCCSRLDACCHSATPPKPCSDRSSPSGQSDRPPSETVSHQHSVNQHYASVRSQAKASERRSCRGGVARAIRVRVEEDKEEDQKNDDLSTSDEQFKCWEYMLEQNTQMLFDKELDNLSKGIKSNTAERRPECSVLWFTSTLDAVPFRI
- the Phlpp gene encoding protein phosphatase PHLPP-like protein isoform X7 produces the protein MVCDDGLHASPPHHRRKSLRRLASTRGFKPRPANQSGWIRVFEGLEPFVIDAPSKLLRVSIHTTVEDLNKQLGFGEELTLWVQIGGEKTRRLEQDEYPLRIQEQFLAVHGWKSEERRLRVAVDPELRHSLRWCTGPAARSGGVLRSGTLYVLKGHVFPQWKPRPAHIIGSSLHIFGSSWEEIELSGGAVEMCQPKAQRLVICLKPRCQGNSVPGDAGMNHLFLGFNTVWERNMWFSWIKEGIDSTQPPNILDLSGGGRSSLGAALSQHASSAFAVRVLRLRGNSLPTLPPQLWTLHALTHLDLNDNRIAELPEEICQLTQLEELNVSENELKSIDCALSLPRLRSLIASHNFVTSFGVTSSEHPGAMGLEDQNKGEHRAPLTCVDLRHNRLKGSIILGNYEVIVVFQHLVSLDVSHNAVEVLVVSALRGLRELYAAHNALQHLAIHGASLRILKAPYNQLETLTTTVPPINLVEMDVSNNKLSSLPQWLSGCSDLTTLYASNNQLTSLPDHLFCSELSSLSKLRLAHNKIATIPSMPRLRAPLKEILLHDNCIQSLPENFFSVCDRLCVLNLSNNRLSRLPQARGPSSHCLERLYLTANCLTDSVADVIIAFRGLKILHIAYNCISSLPESCVNFWPEIEELVISGNTLIKLPDNLPQLNKIKIVRAHSNKLRSVPMFACSASIKILDFAHNELDSIDLRLLAPKQLKFLDISCNNKLQVDPSQFNAYRCQRPLSLVDVSGRNSLPCSQKSGFHEELTGSTPWTTGFTECPNKSLQLCCAQIRLPAFCNKEGLFAVIDGESDPEVPKILQSCLPGLLLEEKSIKETINEYMKYVVLSAHRELKEQGQKKGACLIMCHLSPVTPLDNGFGQSSKRYNLRLANVGDTKAVLSRRNGPLSLGIENNKRLGYSSKYPNTIPDPDVIQTIIKEDDEFLIMANGKFWNAVSIETAVSEVRAERNPVLAAKRLQDLAQSYGIEECISVVIIRFDLARAGVDLLMRELRQTINSNKSVCRSDCCCSRLDACCHSATPPKPCSDRSSPSGQSDRPPSETEDCRTEARMQRTLVHFNA
- the Phlpp gene encoding protein phosphatase PHLPP-like protein isoform X6; this encodes MVCDDGLHASPPHHRRKSLRRLASTRGFKPRPANQSGWIRVFEGLEPFVIDAPSKLLRVSIHTTVEDLNKQLGFGEELTLWVQIGGEKTRRLEQDEYPLRIQEQFLAVHGWKSEERRLRVAVDPELRHSLRWCTGPAARSGGVLRSGTLYVLKGHVFPQWKPRPAHIIGSSLHIFGSSWEEIELSGGAVEMCQPKAQRLVICLKPRCQGNSVPGDAGMNHLFLGFNTVWERNMWFSWIKEGIDSTQPPNILDLSGGGRSSLGAALSQHASSAFAVRVLRLRGNSLPTLPPQLWTLHALTHLDLNDNRIAELPEEICQLTQLEELNVSENELKSIDCALSLPRLRSLIASHNFVTSFGVTSSEHPGAMGLEDQNKGEHRAPLTCVDLRHNRLKGSIILGNYEVIVVFQHLVSLDVSHNAVEVLVVSALRGLRELYAAHNALQHLAIHGASLRILKAPYNQLETLTTTVPPINLVEMDVSNNKLSSLPQWLSGCSDLTTLYASNNQLTSLPDHLFCSELSSLSKLRLAHNKIATIPSMPRLRAPLKEILLHDNCIQSLPENFFSVCDRLCVLNLSNNRLSRLPQARGPSSHCLERLYLTANCLTDSVADVIIAFRGLKILHIAYNCISSLPESCVNFWPEIEELVISGNTLIKLPDNLPQLNKIKIVRAHSNKLRSVPMFACSASIKILDFAHNELDSIDLRLLAPKQLKFLDISCNNKLQVDPSQFNAYRCQRPLSLVDVSGRNSLPCSQKSGFHEELTGSTPWTTGFTECPNKSLQLCCAQIRLPAFCNKEGLFAVIDGESDPEVPKILQSCLPGLLLEEKSIKETINEYMKYVVLSAHRELKEQGQKKGACLIMCHLSPVTPLDNGFGQSSKRYNLRLANVGDTKAVLSRRNGPLSLGIENNKRLGYSSKYPNTIPDPDVIQTIIKEDDEFLIMANGKFWNAVSIETAVSEVRAERNPVLAAKRLQDLAQSYGIEECISVVIIRFDLARAGVDLLMRELRQTINSNKSVCRSDCCCSRLDACCHSATPPKPCSDRSSPSGQSDRPPSETTAERRPECSVLWFTSTLDAVPFRI
- the Phlpp gene encoding protein phosphatase PHLPP-like protein isoform X2, with amino-acid sequence MVCDDGLHASPPHHRRKSLRRLASTRGFKPRPANQSGWIRVFEGLEPFVIDAPSKLLRVSIHTTVEDLNKQLGFGEELTLWVQIGGEKTRRLEQDEYPLRIQEQFLAVHGWKSEERRLRVAVDPELRHSLRWCTGPAARSGGVLRSGTLYVLKGHVFPQWKPRPAHIIGSSLHIFGSSWEEIELSGGAVEMCQPKAQRLVICLKPRCQGNSVPGDAGMNHLFLGFNTVWERNMWFSWIKEGIDSTQPPNILDLSGGGRSSLGAALSQHASSAFAVRVLRLRGNSLPTLPPQLWTLHALTHLDLNDNRIAELPEEICQLTQLEELNVSENELKSIDCALSLPRLRSLIASHNFVTSFGVTSSEHPGAMGLEDQNKGEHRAPLTCVDLRHNRLKGSIILGNYEHLVSLDVSHNAVEVLVVSALRGLRELYAAHNALQHLAIHGASLRILKAPYNQLETLTTTVPPINLVEMDVSNNKLSSLPQWLSGCSDLTTLYASNNQLTSLPDHLFCSELSSLSKLRLAHNKIATIPSMPRLRAPLKEILLHDNCIQSLPENFFSVCDRLCVLNLSNNRLSRLPQARGPSSHCLERLYLTANCLTDSVADVIIAFRGLKILHIAYNCISSLPESCVNFWPEIEELVISGNTLIKLPDNLPQLNKIKIVRAHSNKLRSVPMFACSASIKILDFAHNELDSIDLRLLAPKQLKFLDISCNNKLQVDPSQFNAYRCQRPLSLVDVSGRNSLPCSQKSGFHEELTGSTPWTTGFTECPNKSLQLCCAQIRLPAFCNKEGLFAVIDGESDPEVPKILQSCLPGLLLEEKSIKETINEYMKYVVLSAHRELKEQGQKKGACLIMCHLSPVTPLDNGFGQSSKRYNLRLANVGDTKAVLSRRNGPLSLGIENNKRLGYSSKYPNTIPDPDVIQTIIKEDDEFLIMANGKFWNAVSIETAVSEVRAERNPVLAAKRLQDLAQSYGIEECISVVIIRFDLARAGVDLLMRELRQTINSNKSVCRSDCCCSRLDACCHSATPPKPCSDRSSPSGQSDRPPSETVSHQHSVNQHYASVRSQAKASERRSCRGGVARAIRVRVEEDKEEDQKNDDLSTSDEQFKCWEYMLEQNTQMLFDKELDNLSKGIKSNVSSLRNFKGLSGSSPQLHLSGKQNKVPFLSKHFGSARSFGANLKPDLRFGSGRLPNGGPNAAYFGSLQRLMPYHLEYDFAVIQEKSAQSQDSLDLEGRMQQYWGVATTEL